A single genomic interval of Rhizobium leguminosarum bv. trifolii WSM1325 harbors:
- a CDS encoding plasmid maintenance system killer (PFAM: plasmid maintenance system killer~KEGG: rru:Rru_A1064 plasmid maintenance system killer), producing MIVGFQDEWLRAFFVEDIHSRNIPSDLESRLFRKLQMIDDAMTDQDLRVPPSNHFEKLRGTLDGLHSIRVNKQWRLIFRWDGGRGEASDVYLDDHSYR from the coding sequence ATGATCGTCGGGTTTCAGGACGAATGGCTGCGGGCCTTTTTCGTGGAGGATATCCACTCCCGCAACATTCCGTCCGATCTCGAAAGCCGGTTGTTCCGCAAGCTCCAGATGATCGACGACGCGATGACCGATCAGGATTTGCGTGTGCCACCCAGCAATCATTTCGAGAAGCTGCGCGGCACGCTCGACGGCCTGCATTCGATCCGCGTCAACAAGCAGTGGCGGCTGATCTTCCGATGGGACGGCGGTCGCGGCGAAGCGTCGGATGTTTATCTCGACGACCACAGCTATCGATGA
- a CDS encoding transcriptional regulator, TetR family (PFAM: regulatory protein TetR~KEGG: mlo:mlr4666 TetR family transcriptional regulator), with protein MSNLLTTSDEILASARALIMTGGYNGFSYADIAAVVGIRKASIHHHFPSKTDLVRTLVVRYREDAEAGIAGLEQQVRDPLALLQTYAGHWAQCIEDASRPFCVCALLASELPALPPEVAGEVKAFFRFASAWLTSVMERGAQGGSLKLSSAPRVEAEAFMASVHGAMLSARAYGTPEVFATILAPTLQRLTPTAAR; from the coding sequence ATGAGCAATCTTTTGACGACCTCCGACGAAATTCTGGCCTCCGCGCGAGCGCTGATCATGACCGGAGGCTATAACGGCTTCAGCTATGCCGATATCGCTGCCGTCGTCGGCATCCGCAAGGCCAGCATCCATCACCACTTTCCGAGCAAGACCGATCTGGTGCGCACGCTTGTGGTGCGATATCGCGAAGATGCCGAGGCGGGTATCGCAGGCCTGGAGCAGCAGGTGCGGGATCCCCTGGCGCTCCTCCAAACCTATGCGGGCCACTGGGCCCAGTGCATCGAGGATGCAAGCAGGCCGTTTTGCGTCTGCGCCCTGCTTGCGAGCGAACTGCCGGCGCTGCCGCCGGAGGTCGCGGGCGAGGTCAAGGCCTTCTTCCGCTTTGCTTCGGCATGGCTGACCTCGGTGATGGAACGGGGCGCTCAGGGCGGGAGTTTGAAACTGTCGAGCGCACCGCGCGTCGAGGCTGAAGCCTTCATGGCCTCCGTCCATGGCGCTATGCTGTCGGCCCGGGCTTACGGAACCCCGGAGGTCTTCGCCACCATTCTGGCCCCCACCTTGCAGCGGCTCACTCCGACCGCCGCTCGATAA
- a CDS encoding protein of unknown function DUF159 (PFAM: protein of unknown function DUF159~KEGG: rec:RHECIAT_CH0002677 hypothetical protein): protein MCGRVYIKTSLEELVRNFAFAERGAIDALGNRFPRYNGAPTLDYPIIIRDMVREPDVMGPVFASARWGLMPAWMKPGGRPPPINARCEGISTNGLFRSAYRSRRCLVPINGFFEWKDIFGTGKNKQPYAIAMADGSPFALAGIWETRRDNDIETRSFAIVTCEPNEMMAQIHDRMPVILHREDYERWLSPEPDPNDLMKPFPAELMTMWPIGRNVGSPKNDTADIIDPIDPDPEPTLI, encoded by the coding sequence ATGTGCGGCCGCGTCTATATCAAGACATCGCTTGAAGAGCTGGTGCGCAATTTCGCCTTTGCAGAGCGAGGCGCGATCGATGCGCTCGGGAACCGATTTCCGCGCTATAACGGCGCGCCGACGCTGGATTATCCGATCATCATTCGCGACATGGTCCGCGAGCCTGATGTCATGGGGCCGGTGTTCGCCTCGGCGCGCTGGGGTCTGATGCCGGCATGGATGAAGCCGGGTGGCCGGCCGCCGCCGATCAATGCCCGCTGCGAGGGCATCAGTACTAACGGTCTGTTCCGTTCCGCCTACAGGTCGCGCCGCTGCCTGGTGCCGATCAACGGCTTCTTCGAGTGGAAGGATATCTTCGGCACCGGCAAGAACAAGCAGCCCTATGCGATCGCCATGGCTGACGGCTCACCCTTTGCGCTCGCCGGCATCTGGGAGACGCGGCGCGACAATGACATAGAGACTCGGAGCTTCGCAATTGTCACCTGTGAGCCGAATGAGATGATGGCGCAGATCCATGATCGGATGCCGGTCATCCTGCATCGTGAGGATTATGAACGCTGGCTATCGCCGGAACCCGATCCGAACGACCTGATGAAGCCATTCCCGGCGGAACTGATGACCATGTGGCCGATCGGCCGCAATGTGGGTTCGCCCAAGAATGACACGGCTGACATTATCGATCCGATCGACCCCGATCCGGAACCGACGCTGATCTGA
- a CDS encoding conserved hypothetical protein (KEGG: rec:RHECIAT_CH0001154 hypothetical protein) produces the protein MSIEGHSNAPGANVIVEHYCEHRLADGTRCKEWGGWGHSPSPAVPTRWWCFEHFPHKSYEQEQALRRKLEAVEGGKIIQ, from the coding sequence ATGAGCATCGAAGGCCATTCGAACGCGCCGGGCGCCAATGTGATCGTTGAACATTATTGCGAGCACCGGCTTGCCGACGGCACACGCTGCAAGGAATGGGGAGGCTGGGGCCACAGCCCATCCCCGGCCGTGCCAACGCGCTGGTGGTGCTTTGAGCATTTCCCGCATAAATCATACGAACAGGAACAGGCGCTCAGGCGGAAGCTGGAGGCGGTCGAGGGTGGGAAAATCATCCAATGA
- a CDS encoding putative transcriptional regulator, ArsR family (SMART: regulatory protein ArsR~KEGG: scl:sce8846 ArsR family transcriptional regulator) has protein sequence MVQYSTDRLDASFAALSDATRRGVLEQLGSADASITELAGTFHMTLTGMKKHIGVLEQAGLVTTEKVGRVRTCRLGSRGLEEEAAWIEARSQIWNARFDALDDVIEALKRKEKVDGGQSE, from the coding sequence ATGGTTCAGTATTCGACAGATCGCCTTGACGCCTCTTTTGCCGCGCTCTCAGACGCCACGCGACGCGGCGTTCTGGAGCAGCTCGGCAGTGCTGATGCTTCGATCACGGAGCTTGCTGGGACGTTCCACATGACCCTCACGGGCATGAAGAAGCACATCGGCGTGTTGGAGCAGGCGGGGCTGGTGACGACGGAGAAGGTCGGGCGTGTGCGGACCTGCAGGCTGGGCTCACGCGGGCTCGAGGAAGAGGCGGCCTGGATCGAAGCGCGCAGCCAGATCTGGAACGCACGCTTCGACGCGCTTGATGACGTCATTGAGGCCCTGAAACGGAAGGAGAAAGTCGATGGGGGACAGAGCGAGTAA
- a CDS encoding aminoglycoside phosphotransferase (PFAM: aminoglycoside phosphotransferase~KEGG: aminoglycoside phosphotransferase) translates to MGWEALGQWGEDAVRIERLTGGVANDVWSVRVHGQIAVARLGCRSDADLAWEAELLQHLDREGMTVPVPIPTTDGRLFANGVVVMKYMEGGPPETGSDWRRVADTLRELHRLTQGWPQRPGWRSSSDLLHTETGTRINLAAMPPEGVIRCRAAWARLIGRQTCVVHGNPNSPGNVRITADRVALIDWDESHVDVPDLDLVLPDNAAGLDDGAHDIAAQASAAWEAAVCWQDEYAIKRLAEVRAV, encoded by the coding sequence ATGGGATGGGAAGCACTCGGGCAATGGGGTGAAGACGCGGTTCGCATCGAACGGCTCACCGGTGGCGTTGCCAACGACGTGTGGAGCGTTCGCGTCCACGGGCAGATCGCGGTCGCTCGTCTCGGCTGCAGGAGCGACGCTGATCTTGCATGGGAAGCCGAGCTGCTCCAACACCTCGACCGCGAAGGCATGACCGTTCCGGTGCCGATTCCGACGACTGACGGCCGACTATTCGCCAACGGTGTGGTGGTGATGAAATACATGGAGGGCGGACCGCCCGAGACGGGGTCCGACTGGCGTCGCGTCGCCGACACGCTCCGCGAGCTGCATCGGCTGACGCAGGGCTGGCCACAGCGCCCGGGCTGGCGATCGTCGAGCGACCTCCTGCATACTGAGACCGGAACGAGGATCAACCTTGCCGCGATGCCGCCTGAGGGCGTTATTCGATGTCGAGCAGCGTGGGCGCGGCTCATCGGGCGTCAGACATGCGTTGTCCACGGCAATCCCAACAGCCCTGGCAACGTCCGCATCACCGCGGATCGGGTCGCGTTGATCGACTGGGATGAGTCACATGTCGATGTCCCCGACCTTGACCTGGTGCTCCCCGACAACGCTGCCGGCCTCGACGACGGCGCCCATGACATCGCCGCGCAAGCCTCGGCCGCATGGGAAGCCGCCGTCTGCTGGCAGGACGAATACGCAATCAAGCGGCTTGCCGAGGTTCGGGCGGTCTGA
- a CDS encoding adenylate/guanylate cyclase (PFAM: adenylyl cyclase class-3/4/guanylyl cyclase~SMART: adenylyl cyclase class-3/4/guanylyl cyclase~KEGG: rec:RHECIAT_PA0000051 adenylate cyclase protein), translating to MHWSKPLRLHLGVLVVASLLCTSTPIIWLAFRQGSDAAVSAGVQQMREMSLRLIEGYRNTLQGGTEAVALASTLPLLASPPPQDITAKQQFFLEVLRNVPNATSVYTGYPDGSYLQVINTQRQDVRRILAAPDGTAFAIRTIARRQGPDVISTFRFLDLQARPIAERDVDYASFDPRQRPWYQSVIQHGEEVSVGPYVAGTLQLPTLTIAAPMRDDDQVVVGINIHLMTVSRLLDAQEISPRARAYIIDDADDLIAHSDPAIMNRLLGIWSKNADGAVAVDTTTDSYDTSLETVARLRRDPAFASGGVVRIDLDGERQILQIAPVGVSGLFKGSVAAIVVPLEDLVAEANRLLMHNLLIAAAFVIAGVAASVMLSRMVSRSLYRLADEARRIGDLDVGEKGVSHSWISEINTLASALAASRHAISQFALYVPREVVRRIVNPEGRAAAKAQRQDVTVLFTDIRDFTTISEQHSPEDVVDTLSAYFELLNTIAERNGGTVVQYLGDSIFVMWNAPVPDARHAENGCRCALAMKAAVDDLNEANRQNGRPALITRFGLHTGPAVVGSFGAISRQQYTAMGDTINVASRLEGLNKEFNTSILVSAAIHEAVGTHFALRPLGLVQLKGRAEKVDLWELVGESLRTQE from the coding sequence GTGCACTGGTCCAAACCCCTAAGACTGCATCTCGGCGTCCTGGTCGTCGCATCGCTGCTTTGCACGTCGACGCCGATCATCTGGCTGGCGTTCAGGCAAGGAAGCGATGCTGCGGTCAGTGCGGGCGTGCAGCAGATGCGCGAGATGAGCCTGCGGCTGATCGAGGGGTACCGCAATACGCTGCAGGGCGGCACCGAGGCGGTGGCACTGGCATCGACCCTGCCGCTGCTCGCCTCCCCGCCGCCCCAGGATATCACGGCCAAACAGCAATTCTTTCTGGAGGTTCTCAGAAACGTCCCCAACGCGACGAGCGTCTACACCGGCTATCCTGACGGCTCGTATCTGCAGGTCATCAACACGCAAAGGCAGGATGTCCGCCGGATCCTTGCAGCACCCGATGGCACGGCTTTTGCGATCCGCACGATTGCACGCAGACAGGGCCCCGACGTCATATCGACGTTTCGCTTCCTAGACCTCCAGGCAAGGCCGATCGCCGAGCGTGACGTCGACTATGCATCGTTCGATCCGCGGCAACGCCCCTGGTACCAATCCGTCATCCAGCACGGCGAGGAAGTATCCGTCGGACCCTATGTCGCGGGAACGCTGCAGCTTCCAACGCTGACGATCGCAGCACCGATGAGAGACGACGATCAGGTTGTCGTCGGCATCAACATCCACCTGATGACTGTCAGCCGGCTGCTGGATGCGCAGGAAATTTCGCCGCGGGCGCGCGCTTATATCATCGATGATGCCGATGATCTGATCGCCCATTCCGACCCGGCAATCATGAACAGGCTTCTCGGCATATGGTCGAAAAATGCCGATGGCGCCGTTGCCGTCGACACGACGACAGACAGTTACGACACGAGCCTCGAAACGGTGGCGAGGCTCAGGCGGGATCCGGCCTTTGCAAGCGGCGGCGTGGTGCGGATCGATCTCGATGGCGAACGCCAGATCCTGCAGATCGCCCCCGTCGGTGTGTCCGGTCTGTTCAAGGGAAGCGTCGCCGCAATCGTCGTGCCCCTGGAAGATCTGGTGGCTGAGGCCAATCGGCTGCTCATGCACAATCTCCTGATTGCCGCCGCCTTCGTGATCGCGGGCGTCGCTGCCTCGGTGATGCTCTCGCGCATGGTCAGCCGCTCCCTCTATCGCCTCGCCGACGAGGCGCGCAGGATCGGCGATCTCGACGTCGGCGAGAAAGGCGTCTCCCACTCGTGGATATCGGAGATCAACACGCTGGCGAGCGCGCTGGCGGCCAGCCGCCATGCCATCAGCCAGTTTGCCCTCTACGTTCCGCGCGAAGTCGTCAGACGGATCGTCAATCCCGAAGGGCGAGCGGCCGCCAAGGCGCAGCGGCAGGATGTGACCGTGCTCTTCACCGACATCCGCGACTTCACCACCATATCCGAGCAGCATTCGCCCGAGGACGTCGTCGATACGCTGTCGGCCTATTTCGAACTGTTGAACACCATTGCCGAGCGCAATGGCGGGACTGTCGTGCAATATCTCGGCGATTCCATTTTCGTCATGTGGAACGCCCCTGTTCCAGATGCCAGACATGCCGAAAACGGCTGTCGATGTGCGCTTGCCATGAAAGCGGCGGTCGACGACTTGAACGAAGCCAACCGTCAGAATGGCCGCCCCGCGCTCATCACCCGATTTGGATTGCACACCGGCCCGGCGGTGGTCGGCAGTTTTGGCGCGATTTCGCGGCAGCAGTACACGGCCATGGGCGATACGATCAATGTCGCCTCACGGCTGGAAGGATTGAACAAGGAATTCAACACCTCGATCCTGGTGAGCGCCGCCATCCACGAGGCTGTCGGCACCCACTTCGCCCTTCGCCCGCTGGGCCTGGTGCAGCTCAAGGGGCGGGCCGAGAAGGTCGATTTATGGGAACTTGTCGGGGAAAGCCTGAGGACGCAGGAATGA
- a CDS encoding conserved hypothetical protein (KEGG: rec:RHECIAT_CH0000572 hypothetical protein), with translation MLAKAEIVVEARVKSLSIGESGFIGTKDSPTRWIRADLEIKRVIKGKFPGKEATVYGAVYPPGPFGELTTMALSYGFDGHDTFEWELSRREIGDDVALFSMNACNYHKFPDGAVAPR, from the coding sequence TTGCTGGCGAAAGCGGAGATCGTGGTTGAGGCGCGCGTGAAATCGCTGTCGATCGGCGAATCCGGTTTCATAGGGACAAAAGACTCTCCGACGCGGTGGATAAGGGCAGATCTGGAGATCAAGAGAGTTATCAAAGGCAAATTCCCGGGAAAGGAGGCGACGGTGTACGGTGCCGTGTATCCCCCAGGGCCTTTCGGGGAACTGACCACGATGGCGTTATCTTACGGTTTCGATGGCCATGACACCTTCGAATGGGAGCTTTCGCGCCGCGAAATCGGTGATGATGTGGCGTTGTTTTCAATGAACGCCTGCAACTATCACAAATTCCCCGACGGGGCAGTTGCTCCCCGCTGA
- a CDS encoding Activator of Hsp90 ATPase 1 family protein (PFAM: Activator of Hsp90 ATPase 1 family protein~KEGG: cak:Caul_4251 activator of HSP90 ATPase 1 family protein), translating into MGDRASNGRTAVERRSELELVVTRTFNGPVRLVFDAWTKPELFKLWWAPKSMGVPILSCEMDVRTGGSYRITFGHDASDAMAFFGKYLDVSPPSRLVWTNDEGGEEGAVTTVTFEEEDGRTLLVLRELYPSKEALDQSFVGMEDVLPEQFAQLDELLITLSASV; encoded by the coding sequence ATGGGGGACAGAGCGAGTAACGGCCGCACGGCGGTCGAACGGAGATCCGAGCTTGAACTCGTGGTGACGCGCACCTTCAACGGCCCGGTTCGCCTCGTATTCGACGCGTGGACCAAGCCCGAATTGTTCAAGCTGTGGTGGGCGCCGAAGTCGATGGGCGTGCCCATTCTTTCCTGCGAGATGGATGTTCGCACCGGGGGCAGCTATCGCATCACGTTCGGACACGACGCTTCGGACGCCATGGCCTTCTTCGGCAAGTATCTCGACGTGTCGCCGCCATCGCGCCTCGTCTGGACCAATGACGAAGGCGGGGAGGAGGGCGCCGTCACCACGGTGACCTTCGAGGAAGAGGACGGCAGGACGCTGCTGGTACTGCGGGAACTCTATCCCTCGAAGGAAGCGCTCGACCAGTCTTTCGTCGGCATGGAAGACGTGTTGCCGGAGCAGTTCGCGCAGTTGGATGAACTTCTCATCACGCTCAGCGCGAGCGTGTGA
- a CDS encoding conserved hypothetical protein (KEGG: hypothetical protein) — MINNILPALVLGLTTIASTALPAAPVHAEDQKPEQVHVRGSIVTYSGSALKVKTREGQTVDVTLADGWKLASVANAAVTDIKPGDFVGIASLPNAGGGDGALEVLIFPPAMKGAGEGSYGWDLKPNSSMTNATVADAVKGVDGRTVTVSYHGKEKKIAIPDGTPVVTIAPATNDDLVPGAAVFIPAEKAASGPLAHQVLVGKNGVVPPM; from the coding sequence ATGATCAATAACATTCTCCCCGCCCTCGTGCTGGGGCTCACCACTATCGCGTCGACGGCCCTTCCAGCGGCGCCGGTCCATGCCGAAGACCAGAAACCCGAGCAGGTCCATGTCAGGGGCAGCATCGTTACCTACAGCGGCTCCGCTCTCAAGGTGAAGACCCGCGAAGGACAGACCGTCGATGTCACCCTCGCCGACGGCTGGAAACTGGCGAGCGTTGCAAATGCTGCGGTCACCGACATCAAGCCGGGCGACTTCGTCGGCATCGCATCGCTGCCCAACGCAGGCGGCGGCGACGGCGCGCTTGAAGTGCTGATCTTCCCGCCAGCGATGAAAGGTGCCGGTGAAGGCAGCTATGGTTGGGACCTCAAGCCCAACAGCAGCATGACCAATGCGACAGTGGCCGACGCCGTCAAGGGCGTCGACGGCCGCACCGTCACCGTCTCCTATCACGGCAAGGAAAAGAAGATCGCGATTCCGGACGGCACGCCCGTCGTGACCATCGCTCCGGCCACCAACGACGATCTCGTTCCCGGCGCCGCCGTCTTCATCCCCGCCGAGAAAGCCGCCTCAGGCCCCCTCGCCCATCAGGTGCTTGTCGGGAAAAATGGCGTGGTCCCGCCCATGTGA
- a CDS encoding conserved hypothetical protein (KEGG: rec:RHECIAT_CH0002676 hypothetical protein) produces the protein MPEQITWKSWEHVSGREIKYKWRHAWKEKPGDDYVAFDGDTQIGRIFRSQAGEGIDNRWFWIVAADGSNRLDWPSAGYEDSAYVASRRLEMIYESIKGGKPRTAHP, from the coding sequence ATGCCAGAACAAATCACATGGAAATCGTGGGAACATGTCAGCGGCCGGGAAATCAAATACAAATGGCGGCACGCCTGGAAGGAGAAACCCGGTGATGACTACGTCGCTTTCGACGGCGATACCCAGATCGGAAGGATATTCCGGTCACAGGCAGGAGAAGGGATCGATAATCGATGGTTCTGGATCGTGGCGGCTGACGGCAGCAATCGATTGGATTGGCCGTCAGCCGGATACGAGGACAGTGCCTATGTCGCCTCAAGGCGGCTGGAAATGATCTACGAGAGCATCAAAGGCGGGAAACCAAGGACGGCGCACCCATGA
- a CDS encoding hypothetical protein (KEGG: oan:Oant_0631 hypothetical protein), with the protein MEGDDDEKPDETVPANGNDGADGEPEAETWQRIDRAALTLARIIGRRMAREDFAALAAANDNHRPDAAGKTEDEADKDAESDPEPAYATVLHSSSCSIGYWSKASRRNAEMSCSG; encoded by the coding sequence ATGGAAGGCGATGACGACGAGAAGCCGGACGAGACCGTCCCGGCCAACGGCAATGACGGTGCGGACGGCGAGCCGGAGGCGGAGACATGGCAACGCATCGACCGCGCAGCGCTGACGCTGGCCCGGATCATCGGTCGCCGCATGGCGCGAGAGGACTTTGCGGCGCTCGCCGCCGCCAATGACAACCACAGGCCCGATGCCGCCGGGAAGACGGAGGACGAGGCCGATAAGGATGCCGAGAGTGATCCTGAACCCGCATATGCGACGGTGCTTCACAGCAGTTCTTGCTCTATTGGCTATTGGTCTAAGGCCAGCCGCCGGAACGCCGAAATGTCCTGCTCAGGATGA
- a CDS encoding short-chain dehydrogenase/reductase SDR (PFAM: short-chain dehydrogenase/reductase SDR; KR domain protein~KEGG: short-chain dehydrogenase protein) produces the protein MSRKTFFITGSNSGFGLAIASAALQAGHMVIGTVRSQASRTALAKTLPGLRPVVCDVTEFDRIDDVVADAEDEHGPVDVLINNAGYGHEGVLEESPIEEMRRQFDVNVFGAVAVAKAFLPRFRARRRGFIVNVTSMGGMITMPGIAYYCGSKFALQGISEVMRSEMAPFGVHVTTLCPGSFRTDWAGRSMVRTERSIADYDALFNPIREARQAVSGKQRGEPAKLAAAVLELIESDNPPPQLLLGSDAFKHVSDRIVRLQQEIEAWKPVTLSTDG, from the coding sequence ATGTCACGAAAGACCTTCTTCATCACCGGATCGAATTCCGGCTTCGGGCTCGCCATTGCATCTGCGGCCCTTCAGGCGGGCCACATGGTGATCGGCACTGTGCGCTCGCAGGCGTCGCGCACGGCGCTCGCCAAAACCCTGCCTGGCCTGCGGCCGGTCGTCTGCGACGTCACCGAGTTCGACCGCATCGATGATGTCGTCGCCGACGCGGAAGACGAGCATGGGCCGGTCGACGTGCTGATCAACAATGCGGGTTACGGCCACGAGGGCGTGCTCGAGGAGTCGCCGATCGAAGAGATGCGGCGGCAGTTCGACGTCAACGTCTTCGGCGCCGTCGCCGTCGCCAAGGCATTTCTGCCGCGGTTTCGCGCGCGACGCCGCGGCTTCATCGTCAACGTCACCTCGATGGGCGGCATGATCACCATGCCCGGCATCGCCTATTACTGCGGCAGCAAATTTGCGCTCCAGGGCATATCGGAAGTGATGCGTTCGGAAATGGCTCCGTTCGGGGTGCATGTGACGACCCTTTGCCCCGGCTCCTTCCGGACGGACTGGGCCGGTCGATCGATGGTCCGCACCGAGCGGTCGATCGCCGATTATGATGCCCTCTTCAATCCGATCCGCGAGGCGCGGCAGGCCGTCAGCGGCAAGCAGCGCGGAGAACCCGCCAAACTGGCCGCGGCGGTTTTAGAGCTCATCGAATCCGACAATCCGCCGCCGCAGCTTCTGCTCGGCAGCGACGCGTTCAAGCACGTGTCAGACAGGATCGTTCGCCTCCAGCAGGAGATCGAGGCGTGGAAGCCTGTCACCCTCTCGACCGACGGCTGA
- a CDS encoding conserved hypothetical protein (KEGG: bja:blr4007 hypothetical protein): MTVSRPHQTNTITFRKEIMMTDYSTTVASGDREQWLTRYYFTRAAFSAIWVAAALTAGQQSLAVAAALLILYPAWDAAANLVDASRNGGLANNRSQAINVAVSAVTTAAVIVALTMSMNWVLGVFGLWAIFSGLLQLGTAVRRWKTNGGQWAMILSGGQSAVAGAFFIAQAQMPEPPSIANIAGYAGLGAFYFLVSAVWRSVTQMRRKRA; the protein is encoded by the coding sequence ATGACGGTGAGCCGCCCCCATCAGACCAACACCATCACATTCAGGAAAGAGATCATGATGACCGATTATTCAACCACCGTCGCGTCTGGCGACAGGGAACAGTGGCTGACCCGCTATTACTTCACCCGCGCAGCCTTTTCCGCAATCTGGGTCGCAGCCGCCTTGACGGCCGGCCAGCAGTCGCTTGCCGTCGCGGCCGCCTTGCTGATCCTCTACCCGGCCTGGGATGCCGCCGCCAACCTGGTCGACGCATCGCGGAATGGCGGCCTGGCAAACAACCGCAGCCAGGCAATCAACGTCGCCGTCAGCGCGGTGACGACCGCTGCCGTGATCGTCGCCCTGACGATGAGCATGAACTGGGTTCTCGGCGTCTTTGGCCTCTGGGCGATCTTTTCCGGCCTGCTGCAGCTTGGAACCGCTGTCCGGCGCTGGAAGACCAATGGCGGCCAGTGGGCGATGATCCTCAGCGGCGGCCAATCCGCGGTGGCAGGCGCGTTCTTCATCGCCCAGGCGCAAATGCCGGAACCACCCTCCATTGCCAACATCGCCGGATATGCCGGCCTCGGCGCCTTCTATTTCCTGGTTTCGGCCGTCTGGCGGAGCGTCACGCAGATGCGGCGGAAGCGGGCCTGA
- a CDS encoding plasmid maintenance system antidote protein, XRE family (KEGG: mlo:mlr1577 hypothetical protein~TIGRFAM: addiction module antidote protein, HigA family~PFAM: helix-turn-helix domain protein~SMART: helix-turn-helix domain protein): protein MLMTTRKPATVGEILTEEFMQPLGLTQAVLAEAMGVQRKHVNELCNDRRNVTAATALILARVFGNSPDFWLNTQRRSDLWSVMNSPEERARVDRAKPLAKAA, encoded by the coding sequence ATGTTGATGACCACACGCAAACCGGCCACGGTCGGCGAAATCCTGACGGAAGAGTTCATGCAGCCGCTCGGCCTGACGCAGGCGGTGCTTGCCGAGGCGATGGGCGTGCAGCGCAAGCATGTGAACGAACTCTGCAACGACCGGCGCAACGTGACGGCGGCGACCGCGCTCATTCTGGCGCGCGTGTTCGGCAACAGCCCGGACTTCTGGCTGAACACGCAGCGTCGCAGCGATCTGTGGAGCGTCATGAATTCGCCCGAGGAGCGGGCGCGGGTCGATCGTGCCAAGCCCTTGGCGAAGGCGGCATAG